The sequence TCAGTTTATTGGGCACCAGGGCCGCCAGCCCGGCCAGGTCGGACTCCAGCTCCCCGTTCCTGGTCTTCAGCCTTTCCAGGTCCATGGACTGCTGGGTAATGAACATGAACTCCAGCACCGCCACCCAGGCCAACAATACTGCGGCCAGCAGGAAGGCCAGCTTGAACTTGTCGGAGAACAGATTTTGAAACATAATTTTGCAAATTTCTAAACTCAAAACTCTAAAACCTAAACAAATACTAATTTCAAATGTTAAAATCACTAATCAGTTTGAAGTATTTGAGATTTGATGATTTTGAGTTTGTTTAGAGTTTCGATATTGACATTTAGAATTTCCATTGATTTGCAATGGTATCTATTCGCTTTCCTCGTCGCCCACCTTCAGCACCGCCAGGAACGCCTCCTGCGGGATCTCCACGTTGCCCACCTGCTTCATCCGCTTCTTGCCCTCCTTCTGCTTCTCCAGCAGCTTGCGCTTGCGGCTGATGTCGCCGCCGTAGCACTTGGCGATCACGTTCTTGCGGTAGGGCTTGACGCTCTCCCGGGCGATGATCCGGCTGCCGATGGCAGCCTGGATGGCCACCTCGTACTGCTGGCGGTGGATGATCTTGCGCAGCTTCACCGCCAGGCGCTTGCCCCACTCCTGGGCGTGGTCCTTGTGGATGATGGCGGAGAGGGCATCCAGCGGGTCGCCGTTGATCAGGATGTCCAGCTTCACCAGGTCGGACTGGCGGTATTCCAGGAACTCATAATCCAGCGAGGCATAGCCCTTGGACAGGCTCTTCAGCTTGTCGTAAAAATCAAAGATGATCTCGGACAGCGGGAACTGGTAGAACAGCAGGGCCCGGGTGGGGTCCAGGTATTCCAGCTTCTGGTAGATGCCCCGCCGGTCCTGCCCCAGCTTCATGATGTTGCCGATGAACTCTGCCGGCACCACTATCTCGGCGTTGACGAACGGCTCCTCGATCTGCTCCACCTTGACCTCGTTGGGCAGGTCGGAGGGGTTGTCTATCACCAGCACCTGTCCGTCGGTCTGGATCACCCGGTACTCCACGTTGGGCACGGTGTTGATCAGCGACAGGTTGTATTCCCGCTCCAGCCGCTCCTGGACGATCTCCATGTGGAGCATGCCCAGAAACCCGCAGCGGAAGCCGAAGCCCAATGCGCTGGAGGTCTCGGGCTGGTAATGCAAAGCGGAATCGTTCAAGACCAGTTTTTCCAAAGCCACCCGCAGGTCGGGATACTGCTGGTTCTCGGTGGGATACAGCCCGGCGTAGACCATTGGCTTCACCTGCTTGTAGCCCGGCAGGGCCTCCGGAGCCGGGTTCCGGGCGTCGGTGACGGTGTCGCCCACCCGGGCTTCGGAGACGGTCTTGATCCCGCCCACCACGTAGCCCACCTCGCCCTGTTCCAGCGAAGCCTTGGGGTGCATCCCCATTCCCAGGGTGCCCACCTCGGTGACCTCGAATTCCTTTTGGTTGGAGAAAAGCCTGATCCTCATCCCCTTCTCCAGCCGGCCGTCCACGATCCGGATGTAGGGCACCGCGCCCCGGTAGACGTCGAAGATGCAGTCGAAGATCAGGGCCTTCAGCGGGGCCAGGGCCTCGCCTTTGGGCGCCGGCACCCGGACGATGATCTCCTCCAGCAGTTCCTGGATGCCCTGGCCCGTCTTGGCGCTGGCCAGAATTATCTCGGAGGGATCGCAGCCCAAAAGCTCCACTATCTGGACCCGGCATCTTTCCACCTCGGCCGAGGGCAGGTCTATCTTGTTGATCACCGGAATGATGGTCAGGTCGTGGTTGACGGCCTGGTAAAGATTGGCCACGGTCTGGGCCTCCACCCCCTGGGTGGCGTCTACAACTAAGATGGCTCCCTCGCAGGCGGCCAGGGAACGGGAGACCTCGTAGCCGAAGTCCACGTGGCCCGGGGTGTCTATCAGGTTAAAGACGTATTCTTCCCCGGATCTGGCCTTGTAGTTCATCCGGATGGGATGCATCTTGATGGTGATGCCCCGCTCCCGCTCCAGGTCCATGCTGTCCAGCACCTGCTCCTGCATGTCCTTCTTCATGATGGTGCCGGTTACCTCCAGCAGGCGGTCGGCCAGGGTGGATTTCCCGTGGTCTATATGGGCGATGATGCAGAAATTACGGATGTGATCCTGTGACAATTAACCTAGCTCCTTTTATGATGTCTTAAAACTTACGACTATTTTATAATCTACTGGCTACTGGCTACCGGATACTAGATACTGGATACTGGATAGTGTATACCCAGTTCAGCCCCCATGCGTATAGTTTCCCGCCGCCCCGACAAATCTTTCAAACAGCCTCAGCTGCTCCGGCTGTTTTTCCGCCATCCGCTCCGGGTGCCACTGCACCCCCAGCATGAAACCGGAATCCCCGCAGGCCTCGGCCGCCTCTATCACCCCGTCCGGGGCCCAGGCCACCGCTTTGAGTTTGGAGGAAACATCTTTTATCGCCTGGTGATGGACGCTGTTGACCGAGACCGAGGTGGTCCCCAGGATGGAGGCCAGACAGCTTTCGGCCGCGATGCTGACCGCATGCACCGGCAGGTCCGGGGTCTTCTCCCGCTGGTGGTCAAAGTCCGTGCCCTGTTCGTCATTGATGTCCTGGTACAGCGAGCCGCCCAGGGCTACGTTCATGATCTGCAGGCCCCGGCAGATGCCCAGCATCGGAATTTTCCTTTGGGCCGCCAGCTTTATGATGGCCAACTCGAACTCGTCCCTTAAGGGGTTGAAGAATTTTGCCTTGGGATGGTTCTCTGCTCCCA is a genomic window of bacterium containing:
- the lepA gene encoding translation elongation factor 4, producing the protein MSQDHIRNFCIIAHIDHGKSTLADRLLEVTGTIMKKDMQEQVLDSMDLERERGITIKMHPIRMNYKARSGEEYVFNLIDTPGHVDFGYEVSRSLAACEGAILVVDATQGVEAQTVANLYQAVNHDLTIIPVINKIDLPSAEVERCRVQIVELLGCDPSEIILASAKTGQGIQELLEEIIVRVPAPKGEALAPLKALIFDCIFDVYRGAVPYIRIVDGRLEKGMRIRLFSNQKEFEVTEVGTLGMGMHPKASLEQGEVGYVVGGIKTVSEARVGDTVTDARNPAPEALPGYKQVKPMVYAGLYPTENQQYPDLRVALEKLVLNDSALHYQPETSSALGFGFRCGFLGMLHMEIVQERLEREYNLSLINTVPNVEYRVIQTDGQVLVIDNPSDLPNEVKVEQIEEPFVNAEIVVPAEFIGNIMKLGQDRRGIYQKLEYLDPTRALLFYQFPLSEIIFDFYDKLKSLSKGYASLDYEFLEYRQSDLVKLDILINGDPLDALSAIIHKDHAQEWGKRLAVKLRKIIHRQQYEVAIQAAIGSRIIARESVKPYRKNVIAKCYGGDISRKRKLLEKQKEGKKRMKQVGNVEIPQEAFLAVLKVGDEESE
- a CDS encoding gamma-glutamyl-gamma-aminobutyrate hydrolase family protein, whose protein sequence is MNQKDRSPVIGLSALRSPDQTSYHHILTGPYVRCITAAGGYPIVLPAIVDRCQEALALVDGLLLIGGGDIEGKHLGAENHPKAKFFNPLRDEFELAIIKLAAQRKIPMLGICRGLQIMNVALGGSLYQDINDEQGTDFDHQREKTPDLPVHAVSIAAESCLASILGTTSVSVNSVHHQAIKDVSSKLKAVAWAPDGVIEAAEACGDSGFMLGVQWHPERMAEKQPEQLRLFERFVGAAGNYTHGG